From a single Clostridium isatidis genomic region:
- a CDS encoding rhomboid family intramembrane serine protease yields the protein MNFLSKLEKRFGKFYIKNLMLIIILGNIFVYLYTMLNGDSLIKLLLLDSNKILQGEVWRLITFIFIPPSTSPLFLIFTLYFYYLAGSSLEDVWGEFRFNIYYLVGIIASLVAAFITEVPIDGHYINLSLFLAFAKLFPDFELLIFFIIPVKIKYLGILNWIFIFLNFIEASSFVERILVIIPLLNYFIFFGKSIGRDSKSTIINYNRKQKFVSNIKEKKYNHKCAVCGITDKDDDKMEFRYCSKCKGQKCYCMNHLKDHIHL from the coding sequence ATGAATTTTTTAAGTAAACTAGAAAAAAGATTTGGGAAGTTTTATATAAAGAATTTAATGTTAATTATTATTCTAGGGAACATATTTGTATATTTATATACAATGCTAAATGGTGACAGTCTAATAAAGCTGCTGCTATTAGATAGTAACAAAATTCTTCAAGGAGAAGTTTGGAGGCTTATTACTTTTATTTTCATACCACCAAGTACTTCGCCATTGTTCTTGATATTCACCTTATATTTTTATTATTTGGCAGGAAGTAGTTTAGAAGATGTATGGGGTGAATTTAGATTTAATATATATTATTTAGTTGGAATTATTGCTTCTCTTGTAGCTGCATTTATTACAGAAGTGCCAATAGATGGTCATTATATAAACTTATCTTTATTTTTAGCTTTTGCTAAACTTTTTCCTGATTTTGAGTTGTTAATATTTTTTATTATTCCGGTGAAAATAAAATATTTAGGAATTCTTAATTGGATATTTATTTTTCTAAATTTTATAGAAGCAAGTTCTTTTGTAGAGAGAATTTTAGTAATTATCCCATTGCTTAATTATTTCATTTTTTTCGGGAAGTCAATTGGAAGAGATAGTAAATCAACGATTATTAATTATAACAGAAAACAAAAATTTGTTAGTAATATCAAGGAAAAGAAATATAATCATAAATGCGCAGTCTGTGGTATAACAGATAAAGATGATGATAAAATGGAATTTAGATATTGTTCCAAGTGTAAAGGGCAAAAATGTTATTGTATGAATCATTTAAAAGATCATATTCATCTCTAA
- a CDS encoding N-acetylmuramoyl-L-alanine amidase family protein: MKNFNIAERRRLLYKRRKRRKTIINFLYFLSIILIVTTLFTLRKTDNQNNTYVNKKIASSYNNKEAITVCIDPGHGDWDTGAESTKGIFEKDIVLDISLRLGKLLEAENINVVYTRTNDSISYLGTANDSLKERIKISKIFDADLFISIHCNSNYDSTSSRGIETWYNPNMKESIEFATILQKNLTALNYSEDRGLKTYENKDDALAVLELNSATPALVELGFLSNILDERYLTSDHGKDKIAEALKNSIIEYINSI; the protein is encoded by the coding sequence ATGAAAAATTTTAATATTGCCGAAAGGAGAAGACTATTATATAAACGCAGAAAGAGGAGAAAAACAATTATTAATTTTTTATATTTCCTATCCATAATTCTTATTGTAACAACTCTTTTTACTTTACGAAAAACCGACAATCAAAATAATACTTATGTAAACAAAAAAATTGCTTCTTCTTATAATAATAAAGAAGCAATTACTGTATGTATAGATCCTGGGCATGGTGATTGGGATACAGGTGCAGAAAGCACTAAAGGTATTTTTGAAAAAGATATTGTGTTGGATATTTCCTTAAGATTAGGAAAATTATTAGAAGCTGAAAATATCAACGTAGTTTATACAAGAACTAATGATTCTATTTCCTATTTAGGCACAGCTAATGATAGTTTAAAAGAAAGAATAAAAATTTCAAAAATATTTGATGCTGATTTATTTATCTCAATACACTGCAATAGTAATTATGATTCTACTTCTTCTAGAGGAATAGAAACTTGGTATAACCCTAATATGAAAGAAAGCATTGAATTTGCAACTATATTACAAAAAAATTTGACTGCTCTCAATTACAGTGAAGATAGGGGACTAAAAACCTATGAGAATAAGGATGATGCCCTTGCTGTTCTTGAACTTAATAGCGCAACACCTGCACTAGTAGAATTAGGTTTTTTAAGTAATATTCTAGATGAAAGATACCTAACTTCTGATCATGGAAAAGATAAAATAGCTGAAGCTCTAAAAAATTCTATTATTGAATATATTAATTCAATATAA
- a CDS encoding ClC family H(+)/Cl(-) exchange transporter, whose translation MDTSSTKEILKSRKNMKIKLLLEGTLIGFLVGFVIVLNRLAISNLTRYFNNFYDFGNQSIIKSIIVIITLTFIGYLVGIMVKREEMISGSGIPQIKGRVVNKLRLNWFKILIYKFLGGVIALAAGLSLGREGPSVQIGGAVGEGVADLTYKKVKVKKEYLITSGASAGLAAAFNSPLSGMIFALEEIHRNFSPLVLLPAMASAIAADFVSKRFLGMEPSLNFERLQVLPLKYYWLLIILGILTGVAGTIFSKGIYLFQDLYGKFKKIPIEVKIMFPFFVTALIGLLFPSLLGGGHDTILNLTVEDNSICILILLYLSKFLLLMIAFGSGVPGGIFLPMLLLGAILGNITGVFSFTFLGLNKEFIVNFIALGMAGYFAAVVKAPITGIVLIMEMTGSFNHILSLGLTVIVSYITADFFKNEAIYELLLERLLKRKGIKEEADNTKKTILEFPIEAGSIADGKYVKDIEWPKDCLLVSIKRGEKEIIPKGKVQLLSGDYLVVIVTLEKRIEIFEEINSITLVN comes from the coding sequence ATGGATACAAGTAGTACAAAGGAAATTCTTAAAAGTAGAAAAAATATGAAGATTAAGTTATTGTTAGAAGGTACACTAATTGGATTTCTGGTAGGGTTTGTTATAGTGTTGAATAGATTAGCAATAAGTAATCTTACAAGATATTTTAATAATTTTTATGATTTTGGAAATCAATCAATAATAAAGTCGATAATAGTGATTATAACTTTAACTTTTATAGGTTATTTAGTTGGAATTATGGTAAAAAGAGAAGAAATGATATCTGGTAGTGGTATTCCTCAAATAAAGGGAAGAGTAGTAAATAAACTTAGGTTAAATTGGTTTAAAATACTTATATATAAATTCCTAGGAGGAGTAATAGCATTAGCAGCAGGTTTATCTTTGGGGAGAGAAGGTCCCTCTGTTCAAATTGGTGGGGCTGTTGGAGAAGGAGTTGCTGATTTAACATATAAGAAAGTTAAAGTTAAGAAAGAATATTTGATTACATCAGGTGCTTCGGCAGGATTAGCAGCAGCTTTTAATTCCCCTTTATCTGGAATGATATTTGCTTTAGAGGAAATACATAGAAATTTTTCTCCTTTAGTTCTTTTGCCAGCAATGGCATCAGCAATCGCAGCTGATTTTGTATCAAAAAGATTTCTAGGAATGGAACCATCTTTGAATTTTGAGAGATTACAAGTATTACCTTTAAAATATTACTGGTTATTAATAATTCTTGGAATTTTGACTGGAGTAGCAGGAACTATATTTTCAAAAGGAATATATTTATTTCAAGATCTTTATGGAAAATTTAAAAAAATACCAATTGAAGTAAAAATAATGTTTCCCTTCTTTGTGACAGCTTTAATTGGCTTATTATTTCCATCCTTATTAGGAGGAGGACATGATACAATATTAAACTTAACAGTTGAGGATAATTCAATTTGTATATTAATATTACTTTATTTAAGCAAGTTTTTATTGTTGATGATAGCTTTTGGCTCAGGAGTACCAGGAGGGATTTTTCTTCCAATGCTTTTACTTGGTGCTATTTTAGGTAATATTACAGGTGTATTTTCTTTTACATTTTTGGGATTAAATAAAGAATTTATTGTTAATTTTATTGCTTTAGGAATGGCTGGTTATTTTGCAGCGGTGGTGAAGGCTCCAATTACAGGAATAGTTTTGATAATGGAAATGACAGGTTCATTTAATCATATTTTATCATTAGGGTTAACAGTAATAGTTTCTTATATTACTGCAGACTTCTTTAAAAATGAAGCAATTTATGAGCTTCTACTTGAAAGATTATTAAAGAGGAAAGGGATTAAAGAAGAAGCTGATAATACAAAAAAAACTATTTTAGAATTTCCAATTGAAGCGGGGAGTATTGCTGACGGGAAGTATGTAAAAGACATAGAGTGGCCAAAAGATTGCTTGTTAGTTTCTATAAAAAGAGGTGAAAAAGAAATAATTCCAAAAGGAAAAGTTCAACTTTTAAGTGGAGATTATTTAGTGGTTATAGTTACTTTAGAAAAAAGAATAGAAATATTTGAAGAAATAAATAGTATTACATTGGTCAATTAG
- the surE gene encoding 5'/3'-nucleotidase SurE: protein MNVLIVNDDGINARGIYDLAKEISKKHEVTVVAPREQKSASSHSISIHNPIKIRKENLDKGFEAYSLIGTPADCTQAGLSLICKKVDLVISGINRGLNCGTDILYSGTVSAAIEASIYNVPAIAFSMEVDWNKYDEDYTIAAKLASKIVDLAEDKYLKNNVVLNVNIPNLKEEEIKGIKVCKLGESTYKSEYVLIEDAEEKTYEIKSNRNKIEQEDTDLFYLSKGYITITPLHYDFTNFKMLEEVANIFEMR from the coding sequence ATGAATGTTTTAATTGTAAATGATGATGGTATTAATGCAAGAGGGATATATGACTTAGCAAAAGAAATATCCAAAAAGCATGAAGTTACTGTAGTAGCACCAAGGGAGCAAAAAAGTGCATCAAGTCATTCTATATCAATACATAATCCAATAAAAATAAGAAAAGAAAATTTAGATAAGGGTTTTGAAGCTTATAGCTTAATAGGTACACCAGCAGATTGCACACAAGCTGGTTTATCTTTAATTTGTAAAAAGGTAGACTTAGTTATATCAGGAATTAATAGAGGGCTTAATTGTGGGACTGATATTTTATATTCAGGAACAGTTTCTGCAGCAATAGAGGCTTCAATTTATAATGTGCCTGCAATAGCTTTTTCGATGGAAGTAGATTGGAACAAATACGATGAAGATTATACTATAGCTGCTAAGCTTGCTAGCAAAATTGTTGATTTGGCAGAGGATAAATATTTAAAAAACAATGTAGTTCTTAACGTTAATATACCTAATCTTAAAGAAGAAGAAATTAAGGGAATAAAGGTTTGCAAATTAGGAGAATCAACTTATAAATCTGAATATGTGTTAATTGAAGATGCTGAAGAAAAAACTTATGAAATAAAATCTAATAGAAATAAAATTGAACAAGAGGATACTGATTTATTTTATTTATCAAAAGGATATATAACCATAACTCCATTACATTATGATTTTACAAATTTCAAAATGTTGGAGGAGGTAGCTAATATATTTGAAATGAGGTAG
- the pyrE gene encoding orotate phosphoribosyltransferase yields the protein MEKLIAKDLLKIKAVFFRPEEPFTWASGIKSPVYCDNRLTLSDIDVRNHVEEGLAKIIKENYPEAEVLMGTSTAGIAHAAITAHLLNIPMGYVRSSTKGHGRQNQIEGRLEKGQKVVVIEDLISTGGSVIDVVNVLRDAGAEVLGIASIFTYGMNKSIERLEEAKVKNISLTNFDVIAEVAAEEGYIKKEDIVRLIAFRNNPSDKSWIGGVKK from the coding sequence ATGGAAAAACTAATAGCAAAGGATTTACTTAAAATAAAAGCAGTGTTCTTTCGTCCAGAAGAGCCTTTTACATGGGCAAGCGGAATAAAGAGTCCTGTATATTGTGATAATAGGCTTACTCTTAGTGATATAGATGTACGTAATCATGTAGAAGAAGGTCTTGCAAAGATAATAAAGGAAAATTATCCTGAAGCAGAAGTATTAATGGGAACTTCAACGGCAGGTATCGCCCATGCAGCAATCACGGCTCATCTTTTAAATATTCCTATGGGATATGTTCGTTCAAGTACAAAAGGTCATGGGAGGCAAAATCAAATTGAAGGCAGGCTTGAAAAAGGGCAGAAGGTTGTAGTCATTGAAGATCTTATTTCAACGGGTGGAAGCGTAATTGATGTTGTCAATGTATTACGTGATGCTGGGGCAGAAGTTTTAGGTATTGCTAGTATATTTACATATGGAATGAATAAAAGTATTGAAAGGCTGGAAGAAGCAAAGGTTAAGAATATCTCCCTTACAAATTTTGATGTAATTGCTGAAGTAGCAGCAGAGGAAGGATATATTAAGAAAGAGGATATAGTAAGATTAATTGCTTTTAGAAATAATCCATCAGATAAGAGTTGGATTGGTGGTGTAAAGAAATAA
- the pyrF gene encoding orotidine-5'-phosphate decarboxylase, whose amino-acid sequence MGKDVIIACDFQSKKEVFEFLDKFKGKKPFVKIGMELFYSEGPQIVREIKKRGHKIFLDLKLHDIPNTVKKSMAVLSKLDIDICNLHAGGTITMMEAALEGLRRSDGTRPILIAVTQLTSTDEETMKRDLLISEPIEKVVMHYAKNAKKAGLDGVVCSPLEAEKVHEFCGKDFLTVTPGIRFVDSELGDQKRIMTPKDAKKIGSDYIVVGRPITAALDPVAAYMRCIEEFVD is encoded by the coding sequence ATGGGAAAGGATGTTATTATTGCCTGTGATTTTCAAAGCAAGAAAGAAGTATTTGAATTCCTCGATAAATTTAAAGGGAAAAAGCCTTTTGTAAAGATTGGGATGGAACTTTTTTATTCAGAGGGCCCGCAAATTGTAAGGGAAATTAAAAAAAGAGGTCATAAGATATTTCTTGATCTTAAACTTCATGATATTCCAAATACAGTAAAAAAATCAATGGCAGTTTTATCAAAACTTGATATAGATATTTGTAATCTTCATGCTGGGGGAACTATTACTATGATGGAAGCTGCCCTTGAAGGTCTTAGAAGATCTGATGGAACAAGACCTATTTTAATTGCTGTAACTCAGTTAACTTCAACAGATGAGGAAACTATGAAAAGAGATTTATTAATATCAGAGCCTATTGAAAAAGTTGTTATGCACTATGCTAAAAATGCAAAGAAGGCAGGACTTGACGGAGTTGTATGCTCACCTCTTGAGGCAGAAAAAGTACATGAGTTTTGTGGAAAGGATTTTTTAACTGTAACTCCAGGAATACGTTTTGTAGATAGTGAATTAGGTGATCAAAAACGCATCATGACCCCAAAGGATGCTAAAAAAATTGGCTCAGACTACATAGTTGTAGGAAGGCCAATTACGGCAGCTTTAGATCCGGTCGCTGCTTATATGAGATGTATAGAAGAATTTGTTGATTAA
- a CDS encoding dihydroorotate dehydrogenase produces MERLRVNLCGIELDNPVIAASGTFGYGYEFAEIYDINCLGTFSFKGTTKEARFGNPTPRIAECTAGMINAVGLQNPGVQKVIDEELPKLKKCFNKKVMANVSGFSIEDYVYTSEKLDKCEQVGWIEVNISCPNVHGGGMSFGTCPETAAELTRAVKKVTTKPIILKLSPNVTDIVSIAKACEEAGADGISLINTLLGMRVDLKSRKPVIANKMGGFSGRAIFPVALRMVYQVASAVEIPVVGMGGVSSAEDVIEMMLAGATAVQVGAANLVNPYVCKEIIEELPNVMKKYNIDNLKDIIGGAL; encoded by the coding sequence ATGGAAAGATTAAGGGTTAATTTATGTGGAATAGAGCTTGATAATCCTGTAATAGCTGCTAGTGGAACTTTTGGATATGGTTATGAGTTTGCAGAAATTTATGATATCAATTGCCTAGGTACCTTTTCTTTTAAAGGTACCACCAAAGAAGCTCGTTTTGGAAATCCCACTCCACGAATTGCAGAATGTACTGCTGGTATGATAAATGCGGTGGGGTTGCAAAATCCTGGTGTTCAAAAGGTAATTGATGAAGAACTGCCAAAACTTAAAAAATGTTTTAATAAAAAGGTTATGGCAAATGTAAGTGGATTTTCTATTGAAGATTATGTATATACTAGCGAAAAGCTTGATAAATGTGAACAAGTTGGTTGGATAGAAGTTAATATTAGCTGTCCTAATGTTCATGGAGGAGGGATGAGTTTCGGTACTTGTCCTGAAACTGCTGCAGAGCTTACAAGGGCAGTTAAAAAAGTTACAACAAAACCTATAATATTGAAATTATCTCCTAATGTTACGGATATTGTATCCATAGCTAAGGCTTGTGAAGAAGCAGGTGCAGATGGAATTAGTCTTATTAATACTCTTTTAGGAATGAGAGTTGACCTTAAAAGCAGGAAGCCTGTTATAGCCAATAAAATGGGGGGATTTTCAGGAAGGGCCATCTTTCCAGTAGCTCTTAGAATGGTATATCAGGTAGCTTCAGCAGTTGAAATTCCGGTAGTAGGAATGGGGGGAGTGTCAAGTGCAGAAGATGTAATTGAAATGATGCTTGCTGGTGCAACAGCAGTTCAGGTGGGAGCAGCTAATCTTGTAAATCCTTATGTTTGCAAGGAGATAATAGAAGAGTTGCCTAATGTAATGAAAAAATATAATATAGATAATTTAAAAGATATTATTGGAGGAGCATTGTAA
- a CDS encoding dihydroorotate dehydrogenase electron transfer subunit translates to MKKKKYKVIKNIELNDKVMEMTLLGETSGIKPGQFVNIQLEGLYLRRPISVCDIKGDKLIILYKVVGKGTEFMKNIQGGYLDILTELGNGYDLSKSGDKPLLIGGGIGIPPMYYLAKKLIEEGKTVKVILGFNTKDEIFYEEKFKNLGAQVFITTVDGSYGSKGFVTDKMKEVDYSYFYTCGPEPMLKAVHKISKTSGQFSFEERMGCGFGACMGCSCKTITGFKRICKEGPVLDKEEILWKD, encoded by the coding sequence ATGAAGAAGAAAAAGTATAAAGTAATTAAAAATATAGAATTAAATGATAAGGTTATGGAAATGACCCTTTTGGGAGAAACATCAGGTATAAAGCCAGGTCAGTTTGTTAATATTCAACTTGAAGGATTATATTTAAGACGGCCTATCTCTGTTTGCGATATAAAAGGAGATAAATTAATAATTCTATATAAGGTTGTTGGAAAAGGAACTGAATTTATGAAGAACATTCAAGGAGGATACCTTGATATATTAACAGAACTAGGGAATGGTTATGATTTATCAAAATCAGGAGATAAGCCTCTTCTTATAGGGGGTGGAATTGGAATTCCACCAATGTATTACCTGGCAAAAAAATTAATTGAGGAAGGAAAGACGGTTAAAGTAATTCTTGGCTTCAATACTAAAGATGAAATTTTTTATGAAGAAAAATTTAAAAATTTAGGGGCGCAGGTATTTATAACAACTGTAGACGGCTCTTATGGCAGCAAGGGATTTGTAACAGATAAAATGAAAGAGGTAGATTATTCTTATTTTTATACCTGTGGCCCTGAGCCTATGCTTAAGGCTGTTCATAAAATTAGTAAGACTAGTGGGCAATTTAGTTTTGAGGAAAGAATGGGCTGTGGTTTTGGAGCTTGTATGGGCTGTTCTTGCAAAACAATTACAGGATTTAAGAGAATTTGCAAAGAGGGACCTGTTCTAGATAAGGAGGAGATACTATGGAAAGATTAA
- the carB gene encoding carbamoyl-phosphate synthase large subunit: MAKRTDIKKIMIIGSGPIIIGQAAEFDYAGTEACLALKEEGYEIILVNSNPATIMTDVSIADKVYMEPLTLEYIEKILRYERPHAIVPGIGGQTGLNMAIQLEKKGILKECGVELLGTSSKSIEIAEDRELFKEMCETIGEPVIPSKITYNLEEAKKAAKEIGYPVVLRPAFTLGGTGGGFANNEEELIEIGINAFKLSPVHQVLIEKSVKGYKEIEFEVMRDSKGNAITICGMENVDPVGVHTGDSIVVAPILSLKEEDKKMLQDSAIKIIKELKIEGGCNVQFALNPYNSEYFLIEVNPRVSRSSALASKASGYPIAKVTAKVAVGMELEEIEVAGGTAAIEPSLDYIVAKFPRFPFDKFQTASNKLGTQMKATGEVMSIGSNLEECFLKAVRSLEIGVCHLYLSKFDDMSISELLNYISDFKDDNIYAIAELIRRGTSIEEIHKLTMITKLFLEAIKKIIDMENKIRKTPFDKNILKEAKRMGFSDKYISKLWGCDEIKIYKQRKEEGIIPIFKMVDTLHTGKYIPYFYSSYTGENVSKPTDKKKIIVLGAGPIRIGQGVEFDYSTVHAIQTIKRAGYEAIIINNNPETVSTDYTIGDKLYFEPLTAEDVMAIVDFEKVEGVIASLGGQTAINLAEPLMKRGVKIIGTDCEAIDRAENRDRFEKILGELNIPQPKGKAVTNIEEGVKAADSIGYPVLVRPSFVLGGRAMQIVANEKQLRQYLKTAVEIDLDKPVLVDKYIQGKEVEVDAICDGKDVFVPGIMELVERTGIHSGDSISVYPAFSISDKVKGRILEYTKKLGLAIGIVGLYNIQFIVDKEDNVYIIEVNPRSSRTVPFLSKATGYSLADIATKVILGKSLKEEGIFDIYPKEKNRYYVKVPVFSFNKIKGLDAYLSPEMKSTGEAIGYDNKLNRALYKGLQASGMQLKNYGTVFVTVADNDKEEALPLIGRFYNLGFNIKATKGTANFLKKYGIHASIVKKISDGSNEILNLIRQGSIAYVINTRNLASMKQMSDGQLIRHCATENNVTILTSLDTVRVLLDVLEETTPIISTIDA; this comes from the coding sequence ATGGCAAAAAGAACAGATATTAAAAAAATAATGATTATTGGATCAGGTCCTATTATTATTGGACAAGCAGCAGAATTTGATTATGCAGGAACAGAAGCTTGCCTTGCTCTTAAGGAAGAAGGTTATGAAATAATTTTAGTAAATTCTAATCCTGCAACTATTATGACTGATGTAAGCATAGCTGATAAAGTTTATATGGAACCTTTAACTCTTGAATATATTGAAAAAATTTTAAGATATGAAAGACCTCATGCAATAGTTCCAGGTATTGGTGGTCAAACTGGTCTTAATATGGCAATACAGCTTGAAAAGAAAGGGATACTTAAGGAATGTGGAGTTGAACTTTTAGGTACTAGCAGTAAGAGTATAGAGATAGCTGAAGACAGAGAATTATTCAAAGAAATGTGTGAAACTATTGGAGAACCAGTAATTCCTTCTAAGATAACATATAACCTAGAAGAGGCTAAAAAGGCTGCTAAGGAAATTGGATATCCTGTTGTACTTCGTCCTGCATTTACTTTAGGAGGTACAGGTGGAGGATTTGCAAATAATGAAGAAGAGCTTATTGAAATTGGTATAAATGCTTTTAAGCTTTCTCCTGTTCATCAAGTATTAATTGAAAAAAGTGTTAAGGGATATAAGGAAATTGAATTTGAAGTTATGCGTGATTCAAAGGGGAATGCAATAACAATCTGTGGTATGGAAAATGTTGATCCAGTAGGTGTTCATACCGGAGACTCAATAGTTGTTGCGCCTATCCTTTCATTAAAGGAAGAGGATAAAAAAATGCTTCAAGATAGTGCAATTAAAATTATAAAGGAATTAAAGATAGAAGGTGGATGTAATGTTCAATTTGCTCTTAATCCTTATAACAGTGAATATTTCTTAATAGAAGTAAATCCAAGAGTTTCTCGTTCTTCAGCTCTAGCATCTAAGGCAAGTGGATATCCGATAGCAAAAGTTACAGCAAAAGTAGCAGTTGGTATGGAATTAGAAGAAATAGAAGTGGCAGGTGGAACTGCAGCAATAGAACCTAGCCTTGATTATATAGTTGCAAAATTCCCTCGTTTCCCCTTTGATAAATTTCAAACAGCTTCCAATAAACTTGGCACTCAAATGAAGGCAACAGGGGAAGTTATGAGTATTGGGTCAAATTTGGAGGAATGTTTCCTAAAAGCTGTTCGTTCTTTAGAAATAGGGGTTTGCCATTTATATCTTTCAAAATTTGATGATATGTCAATTAGTGAATTATTAAATTATATAAGTGATTTTAAGGATGATAATATCTATGCAATTGCTGAGCTTATAAGAAGAGGAACTTCGATTGAAGAAATTCATAAGCTTACTATGATAACTAAATTATTTCTTGAAGCAATAAAGAAAATTATAGATATGGAAAATAAAATAAGAAAAACTCCTTTTGATAAAAATATATTAAAAGAAGCTAAAAGAATGGGCTTTTCAGATAAATATATTTCTAAACTATGGGGTTGTGATGAGATAAAAATTTATAAGCAAAGAAAAGAAGAAGGAATTATTCCAATTTTTAAAATGGTTGATACTCTTCATACCGGAAAATATATTCCATATTTTTATTCATCTTATACAGGAGAAAATGTATCAAAACCAACAGATAAAAAGAAAATAATAGTTCTTGGTGCAGGTCCAATCCGTATTGGACAAGGTGTTGAATTTGACTATTCAACAGTTCATGCAATACAAACTATTAAAAGGGCTGGATATGAAGCAATTATTATCAATAATAATCCAGAAACAGTTTCAACAGATTATACGATAGGAGATAAACTTTATTTTGAACCTTTAACTGCAGAAGATGTTATGGCAATAGTAGATTTTGAAAAAGTTGAGGGAGTGATTGCAAGTCTAGGTGGTCAGACAGCAATTAATCTTGCAGAGCCTTTAATGAAACGCGGCGTTAAAATTATAGGAACTGATTGTGAAGCAATAGATAGGGCAGAAAATCGTGATAGATTTGAAAAGATACTTGGGGAGCTTAATATTCCACAACCTAAGGGAAAAGCCGTAACAAATATAGAAGAGGGAGTGAAAGCTGCTGATAGCATAGGTTATCCGGTTTTAGTAAGACCAAGTTTTGTGCTTGGAGGAAGAGCAATGCAGATTGTAGCAAATGAAAAGCAGTTAAGACAGTATTTAAAAACTGCTGTAGAAATAGATTTAGACAAACCAGTATTGGTTGATAAATATATTCAAGGAAAAGAAGTAGAAGTTGATGCTATATGTGATGGTAAAGATGTATTTGTACCAGGTATTATGGAACTTGTTGAAAGAACAGGAATACATTCAGGAGATTCAATAAGTGTTTATCCTGCTTTTAGTATATCAGACAAGGTAAAAGGAAGAATTTTAGAATATACAAAGAAGCTTGGGTTAGCAATAGGAATAGTTGGTCTTTATAATATACAGTTTATAGTTGATAAAGAGGATAATGTTTATATTATAGAAGTAAATCCAAGATCTTCTAGAACAGTACCGTTCTTATCTAAAGCTACGGGTTATTCCCTAGCAGATATTGCAACAAAAGTTATTCTAGGAAAATCCTTGAAAGAAGAAGGGATATTTGATATATATCCAAAGGAAAAGAACCGTTACTATGTAAAAGTTCCTGTATTCTCTTTTAATAAAATAAAAGGATTAGATGCTTATTTATCACCAGAAATGAAATCCACAGGGGAAGCGATTGGTTATGATAATAAATTAAATAGGGCATTATATAAGGGGCTTCAAGCTAGTGGCATGCAGCTTAAAAATTATGGTACAGTCTTTGTAACTGTAGCGGATAATGATAAGGAGGAAGCTCTTCCTCTTATTGGTAGATTTTATAATCTAGGTTTTAACATTAAAGCAACAAAAGGTACTGCAAATTTCTTAAAGAAGTATGGAATACATGCCAGTATAGTAAAGAAAATCAGTGACGGAAGTAATGAGATATTGAACTTAATTCGTCAGGGAAGCATTGCTTATGTAATTAATACAAGAAATCTTGCTTCAATGAAACAAATGAGTGATGGACAATTAATTAGACATTGTGCCACTGAAAATAATGTAACCATACTTACGTCTCTTGATACAGTTAGAGTTCTTCTAGATGTTCTTGAAGAAACTACACCTATAATTTCGACAATAGATGCATAA